Proteins from a single region of Amyelois transitella isolate CPQ chromosome 31, ilAmyTran1.1, whole genome shotgun sequence:
- the LOC106137492 gene encoding ATP synthase subunit beta, mitochondrial, with translation MDGTEGLVRGQKIVDTGAPITIPVGEPTLGRIINVIGEPIDERGPINTDKFAPIHADAPPFVEMSVEQEILATGIKVVDLLAPYVKGGKIGLFGGAGVGKTVLIMELINNVAKAHGGFSVFAGVGERTREGNDLYHEMKVGGVITDDYKTSKVALVYGQMNEPPGARARVALTGLTLAEHFRDKEGQDVLLFVDNIFRFTQAGSEVSALLGRIPSAVGYQPTLATDMGTMQERITTTKTGSITSVQAVYVPADDLTDPAPATTFAHLDATTVLSRAIAELGVYPAVDPLDSTSRVMDPNIIGAEHYGVARGVQKILQDYKSLQDIIAILGMDELSEDDKLTVARARKIQRFLSQPFQVAEVFTGHIGKLVKLEETIKGFKRILGGELDHIPEAAFYMVGTIEDVVAKAQELAKSV, from the exons ATGGACGGCACGGAGGGCCTCGTGCGGGGACAGAAGATAGTTGACACGGGCGCACCCATCACCATACCGGTGGGGGAGCCCACCCTGGGCAGGATCATCAATGTTATTGGCGAACCCATTG ACGAGCGCGGACCAATCAACACGGACAAGTTCGCCCCGATCCACGCGGACGCCCCCCCCTTCGTGGAGATGTCCGTGGAGCAGGAGATCCTGGCCACCGGCATCAAGGTGGTGGACCTCCTGGCTCCGTATGTCAAAG GCGGTAAGATTGGACTGTTTGGCGGCGCGGGAGTCGGCAAGACTGTGCTCATCATGGAGCTGATCAACAATGTCGCCAAAGCCCACGGTGGATTCTcg GTATTTGCCGGAGTGGGAGAGAGGACGCGCGAGGGCAATGACTTGTATCACGAGATGAAAGTGGGCGGCGTCATCACGGATGACTACAAGACTTCGAAG GTGGCGCTAGTGTACGGGCAGATGAACGAGCCGCCGGGTGCGCGTGCGCGCGTGGCGCTGACGGGGCTGACGCTGGCCGAGCACTTCCGGGACAAGGAGGGGCAGGACGTGCTGCTGTTTGTCGACAACATCTTCCGGTTCACCCAGGCTGGCTCGGAG GTATCGGCGTTGCTGGGCCGCATCCCGTCCGCGGTGGGCTACCAGCCCACGCTGGCGACGGACATGGGCACCATGCAGGAGAGGATCACCACCACCAAGACCGGCTCCATCACCAGCGTGCAG GCAGTATACGTGCCAGCCGACGACCTGACGGACCCGGCGCCGGCCACCACGTTCGCCCACCTGGACGCCACCACGGTGCTGTCGCGAGCCATCGCCGAGCTGGGCGTCTACCCCGCCGTGGACCCCCTGGACTCCACGTCCAGGGTGATGGACCCTAATATCATCGGGGCGGAGCATTACGGTGTGGCTAGAGGGGTGCAGAAGATTTTACAG GATTACAAATCGCTGCAGGACATCATCGCCATCCTGGGTATGGACGAGTTGTCTGAAGACGACAAGCTGACCGTGGCCCGCGCCAGGAAGATACAGCGGTTCCTGTCGCAACCCTTCCAG GTGGCCGAGGTGTTCACCGGGCACATTGGCAAGCTGGTCAAGTTAGAGGAGACGATCAAGGGATTCAAAAGG ATACTGGGAGGAGAGTTGGACCACATCCCAGAAGCGGCGTTCTACATGGTGGGCACCATTGAAGACGTGGTGGCCAAGGCACAGGAACTCGCCAAGAGTGTGTAA
- the LOC132903828 gene encoding uncharacterized protein LOC132903828, with protein MRRITKLRYNVLKHYSPHVPYSSKPPTREFVPNLPDLTVVPPAKTKPLTKAPNKEVKPEAKKPSATQEKLQKAPRKSPLKKTQTLVQDSAVVIGEFHRIYMKESGDRPKAYITPLTRPGSIPKDPEEKPIQEHTDVTMNIKTDEIKKKLETELAKIRERAAIKSSTNEDQSVGDKATDVLESSRKGDNLIKRIGIPPTNIAPGVTVDSPFIPEEIGPNIPTEIKRVFKKDAPKPMAHIRPIKRSLGDGEASTLGFAKMGEIRPKLGACVHIGPPVAMFSTSVAHSQKEKGKEDSGGGGGGGGGGGGGGGTPPKSASAGAEGKIIAVIGAVVDVQFDTHLPLILNALEVPGRSESTFTDLELGHLIVVFIHYSHMRLDDQKWLHPSSR; from the exons atgCGGCGAATAACAAAGCTGCGTTATAATGTTCTCAAGC ACTACAGTCCACATGTGCCTTACTCCAGCAAACCCCCCACCAGAGAGTTCGTTCCCAACCTCCCCGACCTGACAGTGGTGCCACCCGCCAAGACCAAACCCCTCACCAAGGCCCCGAACAAGGAGGTGAAACCTGAAGCGAAAAAGCCGTCAGCCACGCAGGAGAAACTGCAGAAAGCCCCTAGAAAATCTCCATTGAAGAAGACACAAACGCTTGTTCAGGACAGTGCTGTTGTGATCGGGGAATTCCACAG AATTTATATGAAGGAGAGTGGAGATAGACCTAAAGCTTACATAACACCTCTAACACGACCTGGGTCTATTCCCAAAGACCCTGAAGAAAAACCAATTCAAGAGCATACAGATGTTACGATGAACATCAAAACTGATGaaatcaaaaaaaagttaGAGACAGAATTGGCAAAAATTCGAGAGAGAGCCGCTATAAAGAGCAGTACAAATGAAGATCAAAGTGTTGGTGATAAAGCCACGGATGTTCTAGAATCTTCGAGAAAAGGAGATAATCTTATAAAGCGTATAGGAATACCTCCCACAAACATTGCTCCAGGAGTGACTGTTGATAGTCCGTTTATACCTGAAGAAATCGGGCCAAATATACCGACGGAAATTAAGCGGGTTTTCAAGAAAGATGCTCCTAAACCCATGGCTCATATCAGGCCTATTAAGAGGTCTTTGGGAGATGGTGAAGCTTCAACATTAGGGTTTGCCAAGATGGGAGAAATTCGCCCGAAGTTGGGAGCTTGTGTGCATATAGGACCTCCAGTTGCCATG TTCTCTACAAGCGTCGCTCACTCACAAAAGGAAAAGGGTAAAGAAGATAGTGGCGGGGGTGGAGGAGGAGGAGGAGGAGGGGGTGGCGGGGGCGGTACTCCTCCCAAATCTGCTAGCGCCGGCGCCGAGGGCAAGATTATTGCTG TAATTGGTGCCGTGGTAGACGTCCAGTTCGACACACATCTGCCGCTCATATTGAACGCTTTGGAGGTGCCTGGCAGAAGTGAGTCTACTTTCACTGATCTAGAATTAGGTCATCTCATTGTGGTTTTCATTCATTACAGTCACATGAGGTTGGATGATCAGAAGTGGCTTCATCCATCCAGTAGATAA
- the LOC106137518 gene encoding uncharacterized protein LOC106137518 yields the protein MRNVEIKAKITDYDKICNIAEELSGGPATVIIQDDTFYHVNSGRLKMRFYADSSATLVRYDREDTAEAKQSDYDLVQFSVGESEKARELDKVLKKCLGAKGRVMKERKLYMVGQTRIHIDAVQDLGHFMELEVVLRPEQTVAEGRAIAHDLQHKLGVKNEDLIHCAYVDLLDQKAKNN from the exons ATGCGTAACGTAGAAATAAAGGCAAAAATAACCGACTACGACAAAATATGCAACATCGCCGAGGAGTTAAGTGGTGGGCCGGCAACTGTAATTATACAAGATGATACTTTTTACCATGTGAATTCCGGTCGTTTGAAGATGAGATTCTATGCAGACTCCTCGGCGACGCTGGTGAGGTACGATAGAGAGGACACAGCTGAAGCGAAGCAGTCGGATTACGATCTTGTGCAGTTTTCCGTTGGTGAATCTGAGAAGGCTAGGGAACTGGATAAAGTCTTGAAGAAATGTTTGGGAGCTAAGGGACGCGTGATGAAAGAAAG gAAACTGTACATGGTTGGACAGACTCGCATTCATATAGACGCAGTTCAAGACCTCGGACATTTCATGGAGCTGGAAGTAGTTTTACGACCTGAACAGACCGTTGCGGAGGGCCGAGCCATAGCACATGATTTGCAGCATAAATTGGGAGTTAAGAATGAGGACCTCATACATTGTGCTTACGTTGACCTGTTAGACCAAAAAGCCAAAAATAATTAG